The genome window TATACGATTTATATATGAATAATATGCGATATGTATATTAATAATATGCGGTATATATGATGGGAATAGTAAAAATATCAGACGGATTGCATGAAGAAATTAGAAAATCGAGTAATATCATGTCTAGATCTATCAATTCACAAGCAGAGTTTTGGATTAAAATAGGCATGCTCGCTGAGCTAAATCCGACACTCAACTACCATGAAATAATTAAAAAACAATTAATAAAAGAAAAGCTTACTATTCAGGATCTTTTGCATGAATAAAGCAATAGTAAAAACGGATGCAGAAATTGAGCTCATGAGAGAGTCAGGAAAGCTTTTAGCTCAAGTATTTAAAATGCTTGATGATTTTATTTGCGAAGGCATAACTACGTTAGATATAGACACTAAAGTAGAAAGCTATATTACCAATGTGTTACATGCTCGTCCTGCCAGTAAAGGGCAATATGGCTATCGGTATTCATTGAACTCATCAGTTAATGACGTAGTGTGTCATGGTGTACCCAATCATGTTTATAAGTTAAAAAGCAAAGATATTTTAAATATTGATATTACCTTAGAGAAAAATGGTTATATCAGTGATTCAAGTAAAATGTATACTTTTACAGCGACAACCTCAGAAGCTAAACGTTTGGTTAAAACGACTTATGATGCAATGTGGGAAGGTATTAAGTTGGTAAAGCCAAAAGCAACGCTTGGTGATATTGGCTATGCTATTCAAAAGCACGCTGAATCTTCTGGTTATAATGTAGTACGTGAATATTGCGGTCATGGTATTGGTAAAGAAATGCATGAAGAGCCGCAAGTTTTGCACTATGGTAAAGCGCATACAGGATTAATACTTGAAGCGGGTATGACATTTACTATAGAGCCTATGATCAACCAAGGTTCCAAGAAGGTAAAAACTAAAAAAGATGGATGGACAGTCGTGACAAAAGATAAGAAACTTTCTGCCCAATGGGAGCATACCATTTTAGTGACAGAAACAGGCTTTGAAGTATTAACACTTCGACACGATGAGAAAGTCTCTTAGCGAAATATTATCATAGTCCGCTCATAGCAATTTGCCGAAGCTCAGCTTTGAGCTGT of Pseudoalteromonas arctica A 37-1-2 contains these proteins:
- a CDS encoding ParD-like family protein, translating into MGIVKISDGLHEEIRKSSNIMSRSINSQAEFWIKIGMLAELNPTLNYHEIIKKQLIKEKLTIQDLLHE
- the map gene encoding type I methionyl aminopeptidase, whose product is MNKAIVKTDAEIELMRESGKLLAQVFKMLDDFICEGITTLDIDTKVESYITNVLHARPASKGQYGYRYSLNSSVNDVVCHGVPNHVYKLKSKDILNIDITLEKNGYISDSSKMYTFTATTSEAKRLVKTTYDAMWEGIKLVKPKATLGDIGYAIQKHAESSGYNVVREYCGHGIGKEMHEEPQVLHYGKAHTGLILEAGMTFTIEPMINQGSKKVKTKKDGWTVVTKDKKLSAQWEHTILVTETGFEVLTLRHDEKVS